A stretch of Scheffersomyces stipitis CBS 6054 chromosome 2, complete sequence DNA encodes these proteins:
- a CDS encoding predicted protein produces MTDALLADFYTSSKSLQITNRTELYKQVVECQNAKAIVELKKKTNELNKEVQEFIGEIPSYDRKRVVESVESLFKYVELKIVQLDESQRFSFEGSPIPNPDYKKRDTTRKQDHDTQDNTDDSLKTKGGVYRDQVRVKATIGEEGVDKTGRGHLLVTNTVYSVVQCKQASSIHIRGGEKSVFRLVVDGPVFVHDLDRVVLVLQCHQVRLHNVRRSVIMVSKTADNRMIIEDCSGLAISSLESGPLVEVDDFNWPTKAVVSPHYKAAEPVDISWIDDVDDGPLSEDTIDKLKSIVPLDTTE; encoded by the exons ATGACGGATGCTCTACTTGCAGACTTCTATACTAGCAGTAAGA gTTTGCAAATTACTAACAGGACAGAACTCTACAAACAAGTGGTCGAGTGTCAGAATGCCAAAGCCATAGttgagttgaagaaaaagacgAACGAACTTAATAAAGAAGTTCAGGAGTTTATTGGTGAGATTCCCAGCTATGATCGCAAACGAGTAGTTGAATCGGTTGAACTGCTTTTCAAGTAtgtggaattgaagattgttCAGTTGGACGAATCGCAACGTTTTTCATTTGAGGGGAGTCCTATTCCGAACCCTGACTACAAGAAACGAGATACTACAAGAAAGCAAGATCACGATACCCAAGACAATACTGATGATCTGCTCAAAACAAAGGGGGGTGTTTACCGAGACCAGGTTCGTGTCAAAGCAACTATAGGAGAAGAGGGAGTAGATAAGACAGGAAGAGGACATCTACTAGTTACCAATACTGTTTATAGTGTAGTACAGTGTAAACAAGCATCGTCAATTCACATACGAGGAGGCGAGAAGCTGGTATTCCGACTCGTTGTGGATGGACCGGTTTTTGTCCATGACTTGGATCGCGTTGTTTTGGTGCTACAGTGCCATCAAGTGAGACTACACAATGTAAGAAGATCTGTGATAATGGTCAGTAAGACTGCTGACAACCGGATGATAATCGAGGATTGTCTGGGTTTGGCTATCAGCTCGCTAGAATCCGGTCCATTGGTAGAAGTGGACGATTTCAACTGGCCTACCAAGGCTGTAGTCTCTCCCCATTATAAGGCCGCAGAGCCTGTCGATATTCTGTGGATAGATGATGTCGATGATGGCCCTTTGAGCGAAGACACCATTGATAAACTTAAAAGCATAGTACCATTAGATACAACAGAATAG
- the GAP1.8 gene encoding general amino acid permease (go_component membrane~go_process transport) yields the protein VPLPEKNRPLFTKILHSFKRTHDIDADTGEAELSPEIGKFSLQCIAIGGCIGTGLLVASSKSLVCGPGPILVAYIVVSIFIYCMCQALGELTVAMPIKGGFTIYSSTFIDESWGFAMAWNYCFQWMCLFPIELVASTMTFAHWPNVFKYYPNWAIITTQILVIAVVNMLSVKFYGYVEVFFSIIKITAIVSFILVELSVAVGVFGPPLGFTYWTNPGMVSSQGWIHGIIQCIIAALFGFAGTELVSMSAVESKDPPEKAIPLAIKNVFWKIFILYICSMFILTLVVPFNHPNLYSSHGGTSSSPFVVALEYFHSPVPSNIMNIIIIVAILSVANSSIYATSRTLSALAVNKQAPSFLKYLDKKKRPIFANMVVLAFGLTSYISIAFPDGAQTIFSWLVSLSGVSVLFSYFTICVCHIRFRRALKYYRIGLDQLRFKSTSGIFGSIYGVAFCILVGLSQLYICFCQRTSLEERIQFGVAWLALLILYVGHKVFTMVRSKSVVPKFLVRYDDIDMLQARF from the coding sequence GTACCGCTCCCTGAAAAAAATCGACCTCTTTTTACCAAAATTCTCCATTCTTTCAAGAGAACCCACGATATTGATGCTGATACTGGAGAAGCTGAACTTAGTCCTGAAATTGGAAAGTTTTCTCTACAGTGTATAGCAATTGGAGGGTGTATAGGCACGGGGTTACTAGTCgcttcttcaaagagtTTGGTATGTGGCCCGGGTCCAATTCTCGTAGCCTATATCGTCgtttcaattttcatttattGTATGTGTCAAGCACTTGGGGAGCTCACTGTTGCCATGCCCATCAAGGGAGGATTCACCATATACTCTTCTACTTTCATTGATGAAAGCTGGGGATTTGCAATGGCTTGGAATTATTGCTTTCAGTGGATGTGCTTGTTTCCCATTGAATTGGTAGCTTCCACGATGACATTTGCCCATTGGCCAAATGTATTCAAGTACTACCCCAATTGGGCCATCATTACCACACAAATCTTGGTGATAGCTGTGGTAAATATGTTGAGTGTCAAATTCTATGGATAtgttgaagtatttttCCTGATTATCAAGATCACAGCCATTGTACTGttcattcttgttgaattaCTGGTTGCAGTAGGTGTGTTTGGACCTCCGTTGGGTTTCACATACTGGACTAACCCTGGCATGGTTTCTTCCCAGGGTTGGATTCATGGTATAATCCAATGTATAATTGCTGCTCTTTTTGGATTTGCTGGTACTGAATTAGTCAGTATGCTGGCGGTGGAATCCAAAGACCCACCAGAAAAGGCGATCCCATTAGCTATCAAAAATGTATTCTGGAAGATATTTATTCTATACATTTGCTCTATGTTCATATTGACGCTTGTTGTTCCATTCAATCACCCTAATCTTTACAGTTCTCATGGGGGTACAAGTTCTTCACCATTTGTTGTAGCATTGGAATACTTTCATTCACCAGTACCATCCAACATCATgaatatcatcatcatcgtgGCCATCCTCTCTGTTGCCAACAGTTCAATTTATGCCACTTCCAGAACATTAAGTGCTCTTGCAGTTAACAAACAGGCCCCTTCATTTTTGAAGTATCttgacaagaagaaacgaCCCATCTTTGCTAACATGGTAGTCTTAGCATTTGGGCTTACTTCCTATATTTCAATCGCCTTCCCCGATGGGGCGCAAACCATCTTTCTGTGGCTAGTATCGTTACTGGGAGTATCAGTTCTTTTTTCATACTTCACAATATGTGTATGTCATATCCGATTCAGGAGGGCATTGAAATACTATAGAATAGGGTTGGACCAATTGCGGTTCAAGTCTACAAGTGGTATTTTTGGTTCTATATACGGTGTTGCCTTTTGTATTCTAGTGGGACTATCGCAGTTGTATATTTGCTTTTGTCAAAGAACGAGCTTGGAAGAGAGAATACAGTTTGGAGTTGCCTGGTTGGCCCTATTGATATTGTATGTTGGTCACAAGGTGTTTACTATGGTGAGAAGTAAGAGTGTTGTTCCGAAGTTCTTGGTGAGATATGACGATATCGACATGCTACAGGCAAGATTC
- the PFK2 gene encoding 6-phosphofructokinase beta subunit (Phosphofructokinase 2) (Phosphohexokinase) (6PF-1-K beta subunit) (CaPFK2) (go_component 6-phosphofructokinase complex~go_funtion 6-phosphofructokinase activity~go_process glycolysis) encodes MTVPVVNGSSCVSLFASSKELLDHAINFYTNIIGLTFHSETGNCIYLANKDNKLTIELNIDENGPSEADINAKRQKFVHQLNIHDWRSMESSVVIKCANLNQVIVTLQTFKQPLQISPNELFPNEVYTIDPLGNIIGFNAASHPMTLVPPMEKLKPQGLESAAMSASSSHFSRQDEGFKRRRNIAVMTSGGDAPGMNANVRAVVRAAIFRGCKAFAIMEGYEGLVRGGPDYIKEMTWHDVRGYLSEGGTNIGTARCKEFRERPGRLLGCKHLIEAGIDALIVCGGDGSLTGADLFRAEWPSLIQELKDNGDITAQQYDTYKHLNICGTVGSIDNDMATTDATIGAYSSLDRICKAIDYIDATANSHSRAFVVEVMGRHCGWLALMAGIATSSDYILIPEKPSSSKGWQDQMCTIVGKHRAEGKRKTIVIVAEGAITSDLIPITANEVKDVLVERLGLDTRVTTLGHVQRGGTAVAYDRMLATLQGVEAVKAVLEVTPDTPSPLIAIEENKIVRKPLVEAVKITKSVAAAIESKDFERAMSLRDSEFVEHLSNFMAMNSANHNEPSLPVNKRKRIAILNIGAPAGGMNSAVYAFATYCMSRGHTPYAIHNGFAGLARHESVRSMKWLEIEGWNSVGGSEIGTNRQTPEETDIGMIAHYFEKYQFDGLVIVGGFEGFVSLDQLEKARAMYPAFRIPMVLIPATISNNVPGTEYSLGSDTCLNSLMDYCDVVKQSASATRDRAFIIEVQGGNSGYIATYASLISGAQASYVPEEGIALDQLELDIKSLKETFAVDRGLSKSGKLILKSSNASKVLTTQVLADIMKEEGNGEFDTKTAIPGHVQQGGLPSPIDRTRAARFAIKAVQFIEDSVDKLAEYKFSLDWPDDNSISATAAVLGVKSSHLRFKSIRQLYDFETEIGKRMPKKVHWTRTRDVADQLVGRTRMRPPPS; translated from the coding sequence ATGACTGTTCCTGTGGTCAATGGCTCTTCTTGTGTCTCGCTCTTTGCGTCCTCTAAAGAGCTCCTCGACCATGccatcaacttctacaCCAACATCATTGGCTTGACTTTCCATTCGGAAACAGGAAACTGCATATATTTGGCCAACAAGGACAACAAGCTAACTATTGAGTTAAATATTGATGAGAATGGCCCTTCTGAAGCGGATATTAATGCCAAAAGACAGAAGTTCGTCCATCAGTTGAACATCCATGACTGGAGATCGATGGAGTCGTCGGTAGTGATAAAATGTGCCAACTTGAACCAGGTCATTGTAACATTGCAGACGTTTAAGCAACCTCTTCAAATCAGCCCCAACGAGTTGTTTCCAAACGAAGTCTACACTATTGACCCCTTAGGAAACATCATTGGTTTTAATGCTGCTTCTCATCCCATGACTTTAGTTCCCCCTATGGAGAAATTAAAGCCTCAGGGTTTGGAATCGGCAGCAATGTCTGCTAGTAGTTCTCATTTCTCCAGGCAAGACGAAGGATttaagagaagaagaaacatcGCGGTCATGACCTCAGGTGGTGATGCTCCCGGGATGAACGCCAACGTTCGTGCCGTCGTTAGAGCTGCTATCTTCAGAGGTTGTAAGGCATTCGCCATTATGGAAGGCTACGAAGGATTGGTGAGAGGTGGTCCTGATTATATCAAGGAAATGACCTGGCATGACGTGAGAGGCTATCTCTCTGAAGGTGGTACGAATATCGGTACGGCCAGATGTAAGGAGTTCAGAGAAAGACCAGGTAGATTATTGGGCTGTAAGCATCTCATTGAAGCAGGTATCGATGCCTTGATTGTCTGTGGAGGTGATGGTTCTTTAACTGGTGCGGATTTGTTTAGAGCCGAATGGCCCTCTTTAATTCAAGAGTTGAAGGACAACGGCGATATAACTGCTCAGCAGTATGATACTTACAAGCACTTGAACATTTGTGGAACTGTTGGTTCTATTGATAATGACATGGCCACTACAGATGCCACCATCGGTGCATACTCGTCGTTGGACAGAATTTGCAAGGCTATTGATTACATCGATGCTACTGCCAACTCCCATTCTAGAGCTTTTGTAGTGGAAGTAATGGGTAGACACTGTGGCTGGTTGGCCCTTATGGCCGGAATTGCCACCAGCTCCGACTACATCTTGATTCCGGAAAAGCCATCCTCTTCTAAGGGGTGGCAAGATCAGATGTGCACCATTGTAGGCAAGCATAGAGCCGAAGGCAAGAGAAAGACCATCGTAATTGTAGCAGAAGGTGCCATCACAAGTGACTTGATTCCGATAACAGCTAACGAGGTCAAAGACGTGTTGGTGGAACGTTTAGGTTTGGATACCAGGGTCACCACCTTGGGCCATGTGCAAAGAGGTGGTACCGCTGTTGCTTATGATCGTATGTTGGCTACATTACAGGGTGTTGAAGCTGTCAAAGCTGTCTTGGAAGTAACACCAGATACTCCATCACCTTTGATAgccattgaagaaaacaagattGTCAGAAAGCCCTTAGTGGAGGCTGTAAAAATCACCAAGTCTGTAGCTGCTGCTATTGAGAGTAAGGATTTCGAAAGGGCCATGTCCTTGAGAGATTCTGAATTTGTGGAACacttgtccaacttcaTGGCTATGAACTCGGCTAACCACAATGAGCCATCGTTGCCTGTAAACAAGAGGAAACGTATCGCTATTTTGAACATAGGAGCTCCAGCTGGTGGTATGAACAGTGCCGTCTATGCCTTTGCAACTTACTGTATGTCTAGAGGCCACACTCCGTATGCAATCCACAATGGATTTGCCGGTCTAGCCAGACACGAGTCCGTTAGACTGATGAAATGGTTGGAAATCGAAGGGTGGAACTCAGTAGGTGGCTCGGAAATCGGTACTAACAGACAGACACCTGAAGAAACCGATATCGGTATGATTGCCCATTACTTTGAAAAGTACCAATTCGACGGATTGGTGATTGTAGGAGGGTTCGAAGGATTCGTTTCCTTAGACCAGTTGGAAAAGGCAAGAGCCATGTATCCAGCTTTTAGAATTCCTATGGTGTTGATTCCAGCTACTATTTCCAATAACGTTCCCGGTACCGAGTACTCCTTGGGTTCTGATACTTGTTTGAACTCGTTGATGGACTACTGTGATGTGGTCAAGCAGTCGGCTTCTGCCACCAGAGATCGTGCTTTCATCATTGAAGTCCAAGGTGGCAATTCCGGTTACATCGCCACTTATGCCTCTTTGATTAGTGGAGCACAAGCATCTTATGTTCctgaagaaggaattgcATTAGACCAGCTAGAATTGGacatcaagtcgttgaaaGAAACGTTTGCTGTGGACAGAGGTTTATCCAAGTCTGGTAAGTTGATCTTAAAGAGTAGCAACGCTTCCAAGGTGTTAACTACTCAGGTTCTTGCTGATATCATGAAGGAAGAAGGTAACGGCGAGTTTGACACCAAGACTGCTATTCCTGGACATGTTCAACAGGGTGGTTTGCCTTCTCCTATAGACAGAACAAGAGCTGCTAGATTTGCTATCAAAGCAGTTCAATTCATTGAAGATTCGGTAGACAAGTTAGCTGAGTATAAGTTTAGCCTTGACTGGCCCGATGACAATAGCATCTCTGCCACTGCTGCTGTGTTGGGTGTAAAGTCGTCGCACTTGAGATTCAAGTCCATCAGACAGTTGTACGATTTCGAAACTGAAATTGGCAAGAGAATGCCCAAGAAGGTCCACTGGACAAGAACCAGAGACGTGGCCGACCAGTTGGTGGGAAGAACCAGAATGAGACCTCCTCCTTCATAA
- the TOM40 gene encoding translocase of outer mitochondrial membrane (go_funtion voltage-gated ion-selective channel activity~go_component mitochondrial outer membrane~go_process anion transport), with amino-acid sequence MSDSAPATTPIALGDLSKLAVPTLPGVTVSAPKPAGLWSSNPVFSYLNDVYITISEHRKSLGLTNPGTIENLNKEVTRDVFLNQYFFTGLRADLNKAFSMSPAFQTSHTLSIGSNVLPPYAFSALFATDDYFVQGNIDNEMSFSGRINYGWDKHNISKVTLQLAHGQPSMIQLEQDYQANDFSINLKTLNPSLLYGGFSGVAVGSLLQSLTSKFAVGLEAMYSKQAGPSPPESAVSYVARYNAGNWIASAQVQAQGAFIASFWRKVSDKVEAGIESQIAATFKQVTDPLMGTPIGFEPVFEGQTTIGAKYEYRSAVFRGQLDSNGKVSAFLEKRVLPTVSLLFSGEIDHSKQSSQLGLGLQFEAAGNEQLMLMQQGLVDANGNPVPGAPQP; translated from the coding sequence ATGTCTGATTCTGCTCCTGCAACCACCCCCATTGCCTTGGGCGATTTGTCCAAGTTGGCTGTTCCAACTTTGCCTGGTGTCACCGTTTCAGCTCCTAAACCTGCCGGTCTCTGGTCCTCGAACCCAGTTTTCTCCTACTTGAACGATGTCTACATCACAATTAGCGAACACAGAAAGTCTCTTGGCTTGACCAACCCAGGAACCATcgaaaacttgaacaaggaagTTACTCGTGATGTATTTTTGAACCAATACTTCTTTACTGGTTTAAGAGCTGACTTGAATAAGGCCTTCTCCATGTCTCCAGCTTTCCAAACTTCGCACACTTTGTCCATTGGCTCCAACGTCTTGCCTCCCTACGCATTCTCGGCTTTGTTCGCCACCGACGACTACTTTGTCCAAGGAAACATCGACAACGAGATGTCTTTCTCCGGTAGAATCAACTACGGCTGGGACAAGCACAACATTTCTAAGGTTACTTTGCAATTGGCCCACGGCCAACCTTCCATGATCCAGTTGGAACAAGACTACCAGGCTAACGATttttccatcaacttgaagacattGAATCCCTCGTTGTTGTACGGTGGTTTCAGCGGTGTAGCTGTCGGTTCCTTGTTGCAATCCTTGACTTCTAAATTCGCTGTGGGTTTGGAAGCCATGTACTCTAAGCAGGCAGGTCCATCTCCTCCAGAATCGGCTGTATCATATGTAGCTCGTTACAATGCTGGAAACTGGATCGCATCGGCTCAAGTTCAAGCCCAGGGTGCCTTCATTGCTTCATTCTGGAGAAAGGTCTCTGACAAAGTTGAAGCTGGTATAGAATCCCAAATCGCTGCTACTTTCAAACAAGTCACCGATCCTTTGATGGGTACACCTATTGGATTTGAACCTGTTTTCGAGGGCCAGACCACTATTGGTGCCAAGTATGAATACCGTTCTGCCGTTTTCAGAGGTCAATTGGATTCCAACGGTAAGGTCTCTgccttcttggaaaagagaGTTTTGCCTACTGTCTCTTTATTGTTCTCTGGAGAAATTGACCACTCCAAGCAACTGTCGCAGTTGGGTTTGGGCTTGCAATTCGAGGCTGCCGGTAACGAAcagttgatgttgatgcAACAGGGCTTGGTTGACGCCAACGGAAACCCTGTGCCAGGTGCTCCACAACCATAA
- the PEA3 gene encoding Phosphatidylinositol-4-phosphate 5-kinase and related FYVE finger-containing proteins Signal transduction mechanisms — protein sequence MGTLRSSHSQQLVSTHTPAIISQDNINSFNLTNNNNHNNNKSNSNSVHQNISHDTQNSQSSMSGSQTSTIKHNTNNMNLPKPNILSKKKKRRGKKKIHNISEANADKHNEIDEKSISTQNNASKTSNSNTTLNSNTILTTNAVGVDSIQTNINTESNANDSSPSTIQESTKHDRLLPNNHIIKQNAKSADLIVPFQKSLDPPITIKTTKSTNLSPRKQAIMRYKKSDEFLSERSYIAEAKENLKASNRSPVSMAIHESPDKPIVRANLNMDEKVTLFKYKSSKIIVVDEQHNESNSNSSSGRLLGHGEFEVFQLHNGDVTYLSCGPSFIYPLFSKQKLLRIGFNQFILPLVNPERYWKIFINSDEPNVIEVLESSFERVVKYRNLYFKSKETETPRVGHYPIESSPPSNINDQPHELKSLSIIDESDANNSNSTPVLPTLEECQFPSISNVLPESPPSAPISPPHGYPEISLDFNMSPSKKSSFPDWSLSKKTSNHSFSTSIACLDLNGKLNKTVPEKTESRRYTQPNIHQPIPKQLGGQPQHHSNPYVLAHSHQKSADHKSDSSMDSLLDEYEENINTTKSITFTRSRPPSRQHSVTSNSLAKLPNYNRGAYFHGPIDVDEKSSHGGGDIEDFPTTSLSEYNRIHQENTRPEVSRSRRSTRSELYATESNWMEPNIDYSKTVGRIPKSRSNYSISSAQSVDLNSTYKNIYRTITQRNSKQFVDDDTKSSKSQRLPTITAHVRSDFTHPTPTSRNNLSHRSSYANSIKSERTTSRNSANTSANTSSNNVDLKLDSTEIYKLISSRRPVNSVNANTNGLREVRNTPIPKSTSFASRLFGW from the coding sequence atGGGCACTCTACGTAGCAGCCATTCACAACAGTTGGTGCTGACCCATACCCCAGCCATTATATCACAGGACAATATAAACAGTTTCAATCTCACTAACAATAATAACCATAATAATAACAAgtccaactccaacagTGTCCACCAAAATATTAGCCACGACACTCAGAACAGTCAGAGCTCTATGAGCGGATCCCAAACATCTACAATCAAACATAATACCAATAACATGAACTTGCCCAAGCCAAATATACtatccaagaagaaaaaacGGCGGGGtaaaaagaagatccatAATATATCCGAAGCCAACGCTGATAAACACAACGAAATCGATGAAAAGAGTATCTCAACTCAGAATAATGCTTCGAAGACCTCTAATTCTAATACAACACTCAATTCGAACACAATACTTACAACAAATGCTGTTGGTGTAGATCTGATCCAAACAAATATCAATACTGAAAGTAATGCTAATGattcttcaccttctaCGATACAAGAGTCTACAAAGCACGATCGTTTGCTCCCAAACAACCATATAATAAAACAAAACGCCAAGTCAGCCGATTTAATTGTTCCATTTCAGAAATCTTTGGATCCCCCTATAACCATTAAAACAACCAAGTCTACCAATTTGAGCCCTAGAAAACAAGCAATTATGAGATACAAGAAGAGCGATGAATTTCTTTCCGAGCGCTCGTACATTGCTGAGGCAAAGGAAAACTTGAAGGCTCTGAACAGAAGCCCCGTAAGCATGGCTATACACGAGAGTCCAGACAAGCCTATTGTCAGAGCCAACTTGAATATGGACGAAAAGGTAACCCtcttcaaatacaaatCATCCAAGATTATAGTCGTAGACGAGCAGCACAACGAGTCTAACTCTAATTCCTCCTCGGGAAGACTATTGGGACATGGCGAGTTTGAGGTCTTTCAATTGCACAACGGAGATGTCACCTACCTTTCTTGCGGACCATCTTTCATATACCCGTTGTTTTCCAAACAGAAACTATTACGAATCGGCTTCAACCAGTTTATTCTTCCTCTTGTAAATCCCGAACGATACTGGaaaatcttcatcaactcgGACGAACCCAATGTCATAGAGGTGTTGGAGAGTTCGTTCGAAAGAGTTGTCAAGTACAGAAACTTGTATTTCAAATCGAAGGAAACGGAAACTCCACGCGTTGGCCATTATCCCATAGAAAGCTCGCCACCCAGCAACATTAACGACCAGCCTCACGAACTCAAAAGTCTTTCTATCATTGACGAATCGGATGCTAACAACTCCAATTCTACTCCCGTTCTTCCtactcttgaagaatgccAATTCCCCAGCATATCAAATGTTCTTCCAGAATCTCCCCCTTCAGCGCCAATTTCTCCTCCTCATGGATATCCTGAAATATCGCTTGACTTCAACATGAGTCCTTCTAAGAAGCTGAGTTTTCCTGATTGGTCACTATcgaagaagacttcaaatCACTCGTTTTCTACGTCGATAGCCTGTTTGGACCTCAACGgaaaattgaacaaaacAGTTCCGGAAAAGACTGAAAGTAGAAGATATACCCAACCAAACATACACCAACCAATTCCTAAGCAATTGGGTGGACAGCCACAGCACCATTCCAATCCTTATGTTTTGGCACATTCACATCAGAAACTGGCCGATCACAAATCGGACTCTTCCATGGATTCACTTCTAGATGAGTACGAGGAAAATATCAACACCACGAAATCCATCACTTTTACTAGGTCTAGACCTCCTTCTAGGCAGCACTCCGTGACATCCAACTCGTTGGCCAAATTGCCCAATTACAACCGTGGAGCGTACTTCCATGGACCCATagatgtagatgaaaaGTCGTCACATGGTGGTGGTGATATTGAAGACTTCCCGACAACGTCTTTAAGTGAATACAACAGAATTCATCAGGAGAATACCCGTCCAGAAGTTTCTCGTTCCAGAAGATCTACTCGCAGTGAATTGTATGCCACAGAATCGAACTGGATGGAACCCAACATTGATTACAGTAAGACTGTTGGTAGAATTCCCAAGTCCAGATCCAACTATAGTATCAGTAGTGCTCAAAGTGTTGATTTGAATAGCACCTACAAGAATATCTATAGGACTATCACACAGCGAAACTCGAAGCAATTTGTAGATGATGATACCAAGTCGTCCAAGTCACAGAGATTGCCTACCATCACTGCACATGTACGGTCAGATTTCACCCATCCAACACCAACCAGTAGAAACAATCTTTCCCATAGAAGTAGCTACGCCAACAGTATCAAGAGTGaaagaacaacttctcGAAACAGTGCCAACACTTCAGCAAACACTAGCTCCAACAACGTTGACTTGAAGCTCGACTCCACCGAGATCTACAAATTGATCAGTTCCAGAAGACCGGTGAATTCTGTCAATGCCAACACGAATGGGTTGCGGGAAGTTAGAAACACTCCGATTCCCAAGAGTACCAGCTTTGCTTCTCGCTTGTTTGGATGGTGA
- the RBD2 gene encoding Rhomboid family proteins Function unknown, whose protein sequence is MSSWTNLKWLPNPASIHDYPALTVGLSLFTFILLIVDVASENALSHKFSLYPEALGELDLNRVSFYPLFHSGLFHWFLNVLTLFQPLAIFEKTHGTVYTGITLNLLAVLTALQYCIAGYWLYPGTHAIGLSALVFSFLAWLAYKEHFVRPNIVLYRQEGSEIKLPTLFAPVAYLFISMILLPGSSFWGHLAGLFAGYFMALDYMKVLYPPAKVILWIEKKVDPLIQCLQGVVVYYKEEDATHVRSAGYTPISTVDVESSVSVVAEASASASEFHGEGHVLGA, encoded by the coding sequence ATGAGTCTGTGGACCAATTTGAAATGGTTGCCGAACCCGGCCAGCATACACGATTACCCGGCTCTAACCGTCGGTTTGCTGTTGTTCACGTTCATCTTGCTAATCGTAGATGTCGCGCTGGAAAATGCCTTGAGCCACAAGTTCTCACTTTATCCTGAAGCCCTTGGAGAATTAGACCTCAACCGAGTCTCGTTCTATCCCTTGTTTCATTCTGGACTCTTCCATTGGTTTCTCAATGTGTTGACCCTCTTCCAGCCTTTAGCCATTTTTGAAAAGACTCATGGCACTGTGTACACTGGAATCACCTTGAATCTTTTGGCCGTGCTTACAGCCTTGCAGTACTGTATTGCAGGCTACTGGCTCTACCCAGGCACCCATGCTATTGGGTTATCGGCTCTTGTGTTCCTGTTCTTGGCCTGGTTGGCCTACAAGGAGCATTTTGTACGTCCCAATATTGTCTTGTACAGACAAGAAGGTAGTGAGATCAAGTTGCCCACATTGTTCGCTCCAGTAGCTTACTTGTTCATCAGTATGATCCTCTTGCCTGGCTCCTCATTCTGGGGCCATTTGGCAGGGCTCTTTGCAGGCTACTTCATGGCCTTGGACTACATGAAGGTGTTGTATCCTCCAGCCAAGGTGATCTTATGGATCGAAAAGAAGGTGGATCCTTTGATTCAGTGCTTGCAAGGTGTCGTTGTATACTATAAAGAGGAAGATGCAACCCATGTTAGAAGTGCTGGCTACACGCCTATCTCCactgttgatgttgaatcAAGTGTTTCTGTCGTTGCTGAAGCAAGTGCCAGCGCATCCGAATTCCATGGTGAAGGTCATGTGTTAGGAGCGTAA
- a CDS encoding predicted protein yields MSDEQMKSVSPDGINLEVAPKAEVEKMDVDQEDGAVAADDEDDDPIDKMREMEILPDLFNLLHDLQNGTISAKDFDNNAGSLRLKLTTLRQYLQEVEGINESIKSREAKIESLRVNNAKRYEFLSRFKEQVQKREREDAVNFVVPS; encoded by the coding sequence ATGTCTGATGAGCAAATGAAGTCGGTCTCTCCCGACGGAATCAACTTGGAAGTGGCTCCAaaagctgaagttgaaaagatggatgttgatcaagaagatggtgctgttgctgctgacgacgaagacgacgatcCCATAGATAAAATGAGGGAAATGGAGATTCTTCCtgatttgttcaatctTCTCCACGACTTACAAAACGGCACGATTCTGGCCAAAGACTTCGATAACAACGCCGGTAGCTTGCggttgaagttgacgaCTCTTCGTCAGTATCTTCAGGAAGTTGAGGGCATCAATGAGCTGATCAAGTCAAGAGAGGCAAAAATCGAGAGCTTGCGAGTAAACAACGCAAAGAGGTACGAGTTCTTGTCCCGCTTCAAGGAACAAGTCCAAAAAAGGGAAAGGGAGGATGCAGTTAACTTTGTGGTCCCATCCTAG